The Trueperaceae bacterium genome includes a window with the following:
- a CDS encoding O-antigen ligase family protein — MPATRGAELAARRAAGAVPWSAGGIFRALGAATAALYAFFATFPVEVPGLPARLNLVSAVLCVAALGWLVLLYRRVPLLGAGPGTVVRALLFAGLLSVAATGLMASAGAEDLGAAVSYSLRFVLGALLIMATAGYAGDGQARVRQVTRALLAGGVASVVLAVAGYVVPAIGATTIGVGRRAQALFDHPNQLGMVLACLFPLALGRFLAAPARVPRLLTMALLAAGVVLSGSFVNTLLLAVGPLLVMVTTMSRRVSRARTIAVLGLTVALGTAVVVMGPDRLAEVSPRVARMFVSLQEEGDLEDRLPSVHERLQLYRVALETWLERPLTGVGGDNAYLYLYNPSGRPISHAHNLFVNAALTTGTLGLLAMVAFAFGWVLLALHLLLTRLALTGGERFLARGVGAGLLLLFLSNQSSDSLSGTIAYPLWSLIGVGLLLVRRGAGARGQP, encoded by the coding sequence ATGCCGGCGACGCGCGGGGCTGAGCTGGCCGCGCGGCGCGCCGCCGGAGCCGTCCCCTGGAGCGCCGGCGGCATCTTCCGCGCGCTCGGCGCGGCGACCGCGGCGCTGTACGCGTTCTTCGCGACCTTCCCCGTCGAGGTCCCGGGGCTGCCCGCGCGGCTGAACCTCGTGAGCGCCGTCCTGTGCGTGGCCGCGCTGGGCTGGCTCGTCCTGCTGTACCGCCGCGTGCCGCTCCTCGGCGCGGGTCCGGGGACCGTGGTCCGCGCGCTGCTCTTCGCCGGGCTCCTGTCGGTCGCGGCCACCGGGCTGATGGCGAGCGCCGGCGCCGAGGACCTCGGCGCCGCGGTCTCCTACAGCCTGCGCTTCGTCCTGGGCGCCCTGCTGATCATGGCCACCGCCGGCTACGCGGGCGACGGCCAGGCGCGCGTGCGCCAGGTCACGCGGGCGCTGCTGGCTGGCGGCGTCGCCTCGGTGGTGCTGGCGGTCGCGGGCTACGTCGTACCGGCCATCGGCGCCACGACGATCGGGGTCGGACGACGCGCCCAGGCCCTGTTCGACCACCCGAACCAGCTGGGCATGGTGCTCGCCTGCCTGTTCCCGCTGGCGCTCGGCAGGTTCCTCGCGGCGCCGGCGCGCGTGCCGCGGCTCCTCACGATGGCGCTGCTGGCCGCGGGAGTGGTGCTCAGCGGCTCGTTCGTCAACACGCTGCTGCTCGCCGTCGGTCCCCTGCTGGTGATGGTCACCACCATGAGCCGCCGCGTGTCGCGGGCGCGGACGATCGCCGTCCTCGGCCTGACCGTGGCCCTGGGCACGGCGGTCGTCGTGATGGGGCCCGACCGCCTGGCGGAGGTATCGCCGCGGGTGGCGCGCATGTTCGTCTCGCTGCAGGAGGAGGGCGACCTCGAGGACCGCCTGCCCAGCGTCCACGAGCGGCTGCAGCTCTACCGGGTGGCGCTGGAGACCTGGCTCGAGCGGCCGCTCACCGGCGTCGGCGGGGACAACGCCTACCTCTACCTCTACAACCCCTCCGGCAGGCCGATCTCCCACGCGCACAACCTGTTCGTCAACGCGGCCCTCACCACCGGGACGCTCGGCCTGCTGGCGATGGTCGCGTTCGCCTTCGGCTGGGTGCTCCTGGCGCTCCACCTGCTCCTGACCAGGCTCGCGCTCACCGGCGGGGAGAGGTTCCTGGCCCGGGGCGTGGGCGCGGGCCTCCTCCTGCTGTTCCTGAGCAACCAGTCCAGCGACTCGCTCAGCGGGACCATCGCCTACCCGCTCTGGTCGCTCATCGGCGTCGGCCTCCTGCTCGTCCGGCGCGGCGCCGGGGCGCGGGGGCAGCCGTGA
- a CDS encoding polysaccharide pyruvyl transferase family protein produces MHLYGAAGHNLGDDAIALAAAHEIASRLPHAAIRVASVAGPAFTRRYGLPSLALNRRSPIGMLRLVDSVRRADVVLLGGGTLVQDRLGLSRFRGILAYARQVAALAKAFGKPLGTLAIGVDELSTPRGREYARDLLALVDALVVRDERSLALARSYAGARPVDGVAAADPAYLLRHHPAAVAAASRPSPHGAYAVVSLANEGMEFGPLLPELTSAVRRLVERHGVDKVLLVAMDTRPGEELAVFRRWLASAPEVSRWAQAVTPRDAFEAHDLVSRARCVVAMRLHAMIFALGRAPLVGISRTTKTDSLLRSAGVRGLGFAEASSGARLAELVDEVMADSRALAVQAEHRGEQEDLARQGIARLVEELTVGRSAAVVEAGASG; encoded by the coding sequence GTGCACCTCTACGGCGCCGCGGGGCACAACCTCGGCGACGACGCCATAGCGCTGGCGGCCGCGCACGAGATCGCGAGCCGCCTCCCGCACGCCGCCATCAGGGTCGCGAGCGTGGCCGGACCCGCCTTCACCCGACGGTACGGGTTGCCGTCGCTGGCCCTGAACCGGAGGAGCCCCATCGGCATGCTCCGCCTCGTCGACTCCGTGAGGCGCGCCGACGTCGTGCTGCTCGGCGGCGGCACCCTCGTCCAGGACCGGCTGGGCCTGTCCCGGTTCAGGGGGATCCTGGCCTACGCGCGGCAGGTCGCGGCGTTGGCGAAGGCGTTCGGGAAGCCGCTGGGCACGCTGGCGATAGGCGTCGACGAGCTATCGACCCCGCGCGGCAGGGAGTACGCGCGCGACCTGCTGGCGCTGGTGGACGCGCTCGTGGTCCGGGACGAGCGCTCGCTGGCGCTCGCCAGGTCGTACGCCGGCGCCAGACCCGTGGACGGCGTCGCGGCGGCCGACCCGGCCTACCTGCTGCGCCACCACCCTGCGGCCGTCGCCGCCGCGAGCCGCCCCTCCCCGCACGGCGCGTACGCCGTGGTGTCGCTTGCCAACGAGGGCATGGAGTTCGGCCCGCTGCTGCCGGAGCTCACGAGCGCGGTCAGGCGCCTGGTCGAGCGGCACGGCGTCGACAAGGTGCTGCTCGTCGCGATGGACACGCGCCCCGGCGAGGAGCTGGCCGTGTTCCGGCGCTGGCTCGCGAGCGCGCCCGAGGTCTCGCGGTGGGCGCAAGCCGTCACGCCCCGCGACGCCTTCGAGGCCCACGACCTGGTCTCGCGCGCCAGGTGCGTGGTCGCGATGAGGCTGCACGCCATGATCTTCGCGCTGGGCCGCGCCCCGCTCGTGGGGATCTCCCGCACCACCAAGACCGACTCGCTGCTGCGGTCCGCCGGCGTGCGCGGGCTGGGCTTCGCCGAGGCGTCCTCGGGCGCGCGCCTGGCGGAGCTGGTAGACGAGGTCATGGCGGACTCCCGGGCGCTGGCCGTGCAGGCCGAGCACCGAGGCGAGCAGGAGGACCTGGCGCGGCAGGGCATCGCGAGGCTCGTCGAAGAGCTGACGGTTGGGCGGTCCGCCGCGGTCGTAGAGGCGGGGGCGAGCGGTTGA
- a CDS encoding glycosyltransferase family 4 protein, with protein MRLLLSNTNYLSGVVGGGQRSVQVLAEGLAAQGHEVTVVSLGETGAEGSTNGVRTVRLPLRNLYWPFDGRERPALVKAAWHLGDVYNLRMRADMEAVIDEVRPDLLHTNVMTGFSSAIWSAATGRGVPVVHTLRDYHAVCVRSEMFRSGRPCVRQCLDCRAFSAVSRRLSDTVDAVVGNSRYILDAHLEAGAFGRVPIKAVIYNGYEPPADRAPAPHGDGRLRVGFLGRIAPHKGVEHLLEALRGLPAGSFALLVAGDGDGAYVERLRARYSGLPVEYLGFVKPTELFRRIDVLVVPSLWPEPLPRTIIEAYAHGVPVVGSDRGGIPEVIAEGVTGFVFSPDRPGHLRDVLASLLGDRERLAALRRGAAERSAEFLPGNVVARYLEVYAEALARRKGSGAAWTS; from the coding sequence TTGAGGCTCCTGCTGTCGAACACCAACTACCTGTCTGGGGTGGTGGGGGGTGGCCAGCGCTCCGTACAGGTCCTGGCGGAGGGGCTCGCCGCCCAGGGGCACGAGGTCACGGTCGTGAGCCTCGGCGAGACCGGCGCCGAGGGCTCCACCAACGGCGTCCGCACCGTCCGCCTGCCCCTGCGCAACCTCTACTGGCCCTTCGACGGCCGCGAGCGCCCCGCGCTCGTGAAGGCCGCCTGGCACCTCGGGGACGTGTACAACCTCCGCATGCGCGCCGACATGGAGGCCGTCATCGACGAGGTGCGGCCCGACCTGCTCCACACGAACGTGATGACGGGGTTCTCGTCCGCCATCTGGTCGGCCGCGACCGGCAGGGGCGTCCCCGTGGTGCACACGCTGCGCGACTACCACGCCGTCTGCGTGAGGTCCGAGATGTTCCGCTCCGGCAGGCCCTGCGTCCGCCAGTGCCTCGACTGCCGGGCCTTCAGCGCCGTGAGCCGGCGGCTCAGCGACACCGTCGACGCCGTGGTCGGCAACAGCCGCTACATCCTCGACGCGCACCTGGAGGCGGGGGCGTTCGGGCGCGTGCCCATCAAGGCCGTGATCTACAACGGCTACGAGCCGCCCGCCGACCGCGCGCCGGCGCCGCACGGCGACGGGAGGCTGCGCGTGGGGTTCCTCGGGCGCATCGCGCCGCACAAGGGCGTGGAGCACCTCCTGGAGGCGCTGCGCGGGCTGCCCGCAGGCAGCTTCGCCCTGCTCGTCGCCGGCGACGGCGACGGCGCGTACGTGGAGAGGCTGCGCGCCAGGTACTCGGGCCTCCCCGTCGAGTACCTGGGGTTCGTCAAGCCCACCGAGCTGTTCCGGCGCATCGACGTGCTCGTCGTGCCCTCGCTGTGGCCGGAGCCGCTGCCCCGGACGATCATCGAGGCCTACGCCCACGGCGTGCCCGTGGTCGGCTCCGACCGCGGCGGCATACCCGAGGTGATCGCGGAGGGGGTGACCGGCTTCGTCTTCTCGCCCGACCGGCCCGGCCACCTGCGCGACGTCCTGGCGTCCCTCCTCGGCGACCGGGAGCGGCTCGCCGCGCTGAGGCGCGGCGCCGCGGAGCGGTCGGCCGAGTTCCTGCCCGGCAACGTGGTAGCCAGGTACCTCGAGGTGTACGCCGAGGCGCTGGCCAGGCGCAAGGGAAGCGGGGCCGCATGGACCTCGTGA
- a CDS encoding glycosyltransferase family 1 protein — protein sequence MDLVINARFLTQRVTGVERYAREVTPRVAAALGSDRVVGIAPRGAADAGALGYPVVTAGATSGHLWEQLELPRLRPDARALLWSPCNVGPLAVARQVLTLHDVFSVSRPQWVSRPFHLWYSALLPPLTRRVRRIITVSRWSRDQIMEHLDVPEEKLVVIPEGVDPRFSPPGPGAMERARRALDLPDEYVLVLGSLEPRKNLERVVIAWSRLPEESRPPLLIAGGSGLAKVFGDYDAARLVDREGVRLLGYVPDEHLPALYAGATLFVYASLEEGFGLPPLEALACGTDVVTSNTSAMAEHCAPYATLVDPTSVEDIGRGIASALSSRASPEERSRRAAAVRAAFDWDRTARETVRVIGEASSAG from the coding sequence ATGGACCTCGTGATCAACGCGCGGTTCCTGACGCAGCGCGTCACGGGGGTCGAGCGCTACGCCCGCGAGGTGACCCCCCGCGTCGCCGCCGCGTTGGGGAGCGACCGCGTCGTGGGCATCGCGCCCCGCGGCGCCGCTGACGCCGGCGCTCTGGGTTACCCGGTCGTCACGGCGGGCGCGACGAGCGGACACCTGTGGGAGCAGCTCGAGCTGCCCAGGCTGCGACCCGACGCCCGCGCGCTGCTGTGGTCGCCGTGCAACGTCGGGCCGCTGGCCGTGGCGCGCCAGGTGCTCACGCTCCACGACGTGTTCTCCGTCAGCCGGCCCCAGTGGGTCAGCCGCCCGTTCCACCTCTGGTACTCGGCCCTGCTGCCGCCGCTGACGCGGCGCGTCAGGCGGATCATCACGGTCTCGCGCTGGTCGCGCGACCAGATAATGGAGCACCTGGACGTGCCAGAGGAGAAGCTCGTCGTGATCCCCGAGGGCGTGGACCCGCGGTTCTCGCCCCCGGGGCCCGGGGCCATGGAGCGGGCGCGCCGCGCGCTGGACCTCCCCGACGAGTACGTCCTGGTGCTGGGCTCCCTCGAGCCCCGCAAGAACCTCGAGCGCGTGGTCATCGCCTGGTCGCGGCTGCCCGAGGAGAGCCGCCCGCCCCTGCTGATCGCGGGCGGCTCGGGCCTCGCGAAGGTCTTCGGCGACTACGACGCCGCGCGCCTCGTCGACAGGGAGGGGGTGCGGCTCCTGGGGTACGTGCCGGACGAGCACCTGCCGGCCCTCTACGCCGGCGCGACGCTGTTCGTCTACGCGTCGCTGGAGGAGGGCTTCGGCCTGCCCCCGCTCGAGGCGCTGGCCTGCGGCACCGACGTCGTCACCTCGAACACCTCGGCGATGGCCGAGCACTGCGCTCCCTACGCCACGCTCGTCGACCCCACCTCGGTGGAGGACATCGGGCGCGGGATCGCGTCGGCGCTGTCCTCCCGCGCCTCGCCTGAAGAGCGGTCGCGCCGCGCGGCCGCCGTGCGCGCAGCCTTCGACTGGGACCGCACCGCGCGGGAGACCGTGCGCGTGATCGGGGAAGCCAGCAGCGCGGGATGA
- a CDS encoding O-antigen ligase family protein, giving the protein MRRERTLRLASAALIPFHVAPALLLAALAGPFTRRAYGGALAAWLPTWAGFALPLLVWALVSGRWLEGALLLGQAALGLAAGAFMRGPARPVRVGLLAALCALALAGAAGAWLGPRSFRAYEGHRVATRLGPTGIYQRVAGGGDGQPSASRSWLLSGAAPLRLEARVRLAGDDPSWLWSTRGPAAVTRGSEPGAAHAVLGDGGEVLRFADPYLLAGSDEVRGAVTWSAAGAAEACVTVSLRTGDRVLGRSARECLAPGAGPRTTSLVAPAVRAAAPVELVVSGTGELNLEGGTVEVKGAVWRSVGPLGPGSVLLTLDWPGRTEPARARFTPGADWTDVAIAVPTPVDAPFVIARVHLPPGAAVDLAGVRLSATEGPDPSPPPPTRQGLFFGGPVTLSHVAVALATGLVAGGAGPRALLVGAASLGVIGLTSASRGALLAVGAWVVLLLGSRRPRRLLLAAVVALAAGLTAYLVQLGREPDLASAVPRTQIWTTALAAVRDHPVLGLTGAGETFEAYAAERGAPRSVAHAHDLWLDLASRYGVLGGLAALALVVGLVRSAWRRAGARGAIVLLPVLALNVIDSTLLQGPVLVATVLAVNLLGEARAGEDGAPAQPASRDQ; this is encoded by the coding sequence ATGAGGCGCGAGCGGACGCTCCGCCTGGCGAGCGCGGCGCTCATCCCCTTCCACGTGGCACCGGCGCTCCTGCTGGCGGCGCTCGCCGGGCCCTTCACGCGCCGCGCGTACGGGGGCGCGCTCGCCGCCTGGCTGCCCACGTGGGCCGGGTTCGCGCTGCCGCTGCTCGTCTGGGCCCTCGTCTCGGGCCGGTGGCTTGAGGGGGCCCTGCTGCTGGGCCAGGCAGCCCTCGGGCTGGCCGCCGGCGCGTTCATGCGCGGTCCGGCCAGGCCCGTGCGCGTCGGACTGCTCGCCGCCCTCTGCGCCCTCGCCCTGGCGGGAGCGGCCGGCGCCTGGCTCGGCCCGCGCAGCTTCAGGGCCTACGAGGGCCATCGCGTCGCGACGCGCCTCGGCCCCACGGGGATCTACCAGAGGGTCGCCGGCGGCGGGGACGGGCAGCCCTCCGCCAGCCGCTCCTGGCTGCTGAGCGGCGCGGCGCCCCTGCGGCTCGAGGCGCGCGTCAGGCTCGCCGGCGACGACCCGAGCTGGCTGTGGTCGACGCGCGGACCCGCCGCGGTGACGCGCGGAAGCGAGCCCGGCGCCGCGCACGCGGTGCTGGGGGACGGGGGCGAGGTCCTCCGCTTCGCCGACCCCTACCTCCTGGCCGGGAGCGACGAGGTCAGGGGAGCGGTCACGTGGTCCGCCGCCGGAGCCGCGGAGGCCTGCGTCACCGTGAGCCTGCGCACGGGGGACAGGGTGCTGGGTCGGTCCGCACGCGAGTGCCTGGCGCCGGGGGCCGGCCCGCGCACCACGTCCCTGGTCGCGCCGGCCGTCCGCGCCGCGGCGCCGGTGGAGCTCGTCGTGAGCGGGACCGGCGAGCTGAACCTGGAAGGCGGGACCGTGGAGGTCAAGGGCGCCGTGTGGCGCAGCGTCGGTCCGCTGGGGCCGGGGTCGGTGCTCCTGACGCTCGACTGGCCCGGCAGGACCGAGCCCGCCCGCGCGCGCTTCACGCCCGGCGCCGACTGGACCGACGTGGCGATCGCGGTCCCGACGCCCGTCGACGCGCCCTTCGTCATCGCCCGCGTGCACCTGCCGCCCGGCGCCGCGGTCGACCTGGCCGGCGTGCGCCTCTCCGCGACCGAGGGGCCCGACCCGTCGCCGCCCCCGCCCACCAGGCAGGGCCTGTTCTTCGGCGGGCCCGTGACCCTGTCGCACGTCGCCGTGGCGCTCGCCACCGGCCTGGTGGCCGGCGGGGCGGGGCCCCGCGCCCTGCTCGTCGGAGCCGCCTCGCTCGGGGTCATCGGGCTGACGAGCGCCTCCCGCGGCGCGCTCCTTGCGGTCGGCGCCTGGGTCGTGCTGCTCCTGGGCTCGCGCCGTCCCCGGCGCCTCCTGCTGGCGGCCGTCGTGGCCCTGGCGGCGGGTCTCACCGCCTACCTCGTGCAGCTCGGCCGCGAGCCCGACCTCGCGAGCGCCGTCCCCCGGACGCAGATATGGACCACGGCGCTGGCGGCCGTGCGCGACCACCCGGTCCTCGGCCTGACCGGCGCCGGAGAGACCTTCGAGGCCTACGCCGCCGAGCGCGGGGCGCCGAGGTCCGTCGCGCACGCGCACGACCTGTGGCTGGACCTCGCCAGCCGCTACGGCGTCCTGGGGGGTCTGGCGGCGCTCGCCCTCGTGGTCGGGCTCGTGAGGTCGGCGTGGCGACGCGCCGGCGCGCGGGGCGCGATCGTCCTGCTGCCCGTGCTGGCCCTCAACGTCATCGACAGCACGCTCCTGCAGGGGCCGGTCCTCGTGGCGACCGTGCTGGCCGTGAACCTCCTCGGCGAGGCGCGCGCCGGCGAAGACGGCGCCCCGGCTCAGCCGGCGTCGCGAGACCAGTAG
- a CDS encoding glycosyltransferase, with protein sequence MHKVSLIIPTLNAGPHLPALREALDAQRRRPDEVVVVDSSSTDDTAATCRSYGWRVHEIRREEFDHGGTRNLGASLAAGSILVYLTQDALPADEQWLEALVAPVAAGASAASFSRQLPRPDATVLERYARLHNYPDASHVRTLADADRLGVRATFFSNVSSATDRRVFESVGGFPTRTIINEDGQYAAKLLAAGHKVAYVAESRVVHSHDYPLSLQFRRNFDIGVSHAQAEGLLRRVGTTSAGLSFVRGQLSYALAEGSAADALRVLVEAATKFTAFHLGRRHELLPLPLRRRFSWHRAYWSRDAG encoded by the coding sequence ATGCACAAGGTCTCCCTGATCATCCCCACCCTGAACGCCGGGCCCCACCTCCCGGCCCTGCGCGAGGCGCTCGACGCCCAGCGCCGACGACCCGACGAGGTCGTCGTCGTCGACTCGAGCTCGACTGACGACACGGCCGCCACCTGCCGGAGCTACGGCTGGCGGGTCCACGAGATCAGGAGGGAGGAGTTCGACCACGGCGGCACGCGCAACCTGGGCGCCTCCCTGGCCGCCGGGTCGATCCTCGTCTACCTGACCCAGGACGCCCTGCCCGCCGACGAGCAGTGGCTCGAGGCACTGGTCGCCCCAGTGGCCGCCGGCGCGTCCGCCGCCTCCTTCTCGCGCCAGCTGCCGCGGCCCGACGCGACGGTCCTCGAGCGGTACGCGCGCCTGCACAACTACCCCGACGCCTCGCACGTCAGGACCCTCGCGGACGCCGACAGGCTGGGGGTGCGGGCCACGTTCTTCTCGAACGTCAGCTCGGCCACCGACAGGCGGGTGTTCGAGAGCGTCGGCGGGTTCCCGACGCGGACGATCATCAACGAGGACGGGCAGTACGCCGCCAAGCTCCTGGCGGCCGGCCACAAGGTGGCCTACGTGGCCGAGTCGCGGGTGGTCCACTCGCACGACTACCCGCTGTCGCTGCAGTTCCGGCGGAACTTCGACATCGGCGTGTCGCACGCCCAGGCGGAGGGGCTGCTCCGCCGCGTGGGGACGACCTCGGCCGGCCTGTCCTTCGTCCGCGGGCAGCTGAGCTACGCCCTCGCGGAGGGCTCCGCGGCCGACGCGCTGAGGGTGCTCGTCGAGGCCGCTACGAAGTTCACGGCGTTCCACCTCGGCCGACGCCACGAGCTGCTGCCGCTGCCGCTGCGCAGGAGGTTCAGCTGGCACAGGGCCTACTGGTCTCGCGACGCCGGCTGA
- a CDS encoding exopolysaccharide biosynthesis polyprenyl glycosylphosphotransferase, protein MATRANPNSSKSIAFLAGVGFAAVPAAGPFLALLAWLNRRLQLQRADQLWWSAAALLAAPLLLTGHAVAAAETVAQVLAAWLLFRSATALRERLAPHGLADVIGAGLVVGLGIAFLVGLRQLDGFRWETARTPLDAITWQSHPATFGHMMVVLAALVAITVPSPRLRVVSLALGAAGVVLSGAREAMFAWLLVAVLLRFVGRKGTAGTRFAEWTLVGVMFLLASGVLSPVGVGRTGFLTAFQPAPAEANLFRGTEVADGDWWLPLGVTYSGSTLEVEGVLRSAIIVTKRSEDNWSRLQQVVMLEPGQTYTLSAVLRPLAEARPGFDGWGMQQGDAGAVHLGTTLAEGAHDARATGPLAILSASAVELADGMTRAQVTFRYDGEHPLAWYVGVVPDRSNLTNVSTAFAELQLTATDAPLPYVPGRAERGVASLRASRYPIWRDALTAIGARPLLGWGPGGLPAAVHELEGEQARLRPVAVHAHNMALAVWVERGAVGLAGLGVLFVALALRAVQQRDRTAAVVLLGVVVLNALDATLLTGALIYPLAAVLGWRAVGSRAFAQAETGVLSAAGVRVALALGDAVAGALSIALGLLAAEGGTGVFTSALAYATLAWPLVGVLTGHYPAYGRPSHLELAGSVNVGAMGSLLVAGASVLLPAVELSAGTLAVTLAASVVLAPGLRALVKAALRGLHLWGRAVVVLGTGPAAARTARHLAAHPGLGLHPVAAFGDSGWDLERPPVTGRLEHAWRYVRDNNIRHAIVAPAAARRLAFDEVLRRADRQLRYVQYLPDLGDLPASSVTAAPLGSSVALEVTNQLASPTNRAVKRAIDLFLATLLLAVLALPLALVALLVVLDSRGSPFHLSPRVGRGGKPFDCLKFRTMHVDAESRLERLLDEDPAAREEYARYRKLTNDPRVTRVGRVLRRLSLDEFPQLVNVILGHMSLVGPRPYLVRELEDMGPERELIFLARPGMTGYWQVEGRNDFSFEERQAMEAHYVRNWSVWWDLEILLRTPLVMLSPNGK, encoded by the coding sequence ATGGCCACGCGAGCCAATCCTAACTCCAGCAAGAGTATCGCCTTCCTCGCCGGGGTCGGTTTCGCGGCGGTGCCCGCGGCCGGACCGTTCCTGGCCCTGCTCGCCTGGCTGAACCGCCGCCTCCAGCTCCAGAGGGCCGACCAGCTGTGGTGGTCCGCCGCCGCGCTCCTCGCCGCCCCGCTGCTGCTCACCGGCCACGCCGTCGCCGCCGCCGAGACGGTGGCGCAGGTCCTCGCCGCCTGGCTGCTGTTCCGCTCCGCCACGGCGCTCCGCGAGCGGCTGGCGCCGCACGGGCTCGCCGACGTCATCGGCGCCGGGCTCGTCGTCGGGCTGGGCATCGCGTTCCTGGTGGGCCTGCGCCAGCTCGACGGCTTCCGCTGGGAGACGGCCCGCACGCCACTAGACGCCATCACCTGGCAGTCGCACCCGGCCACGTTCGGGCACATGATGGTGGTCCTCGCTGCGCTCGTCGCGATCACGGTGCCGTCGCCGCGCCTGCGCGTCGTCTCGCTGGCGCTGGGCGCCGCCGGCGTGGTCCTCTCCGGCGCGCGCGAGGCGATGTTCGCCTGGCTCCTCGTGGCGGTGCTGCTGCGCTTCGTGGGGCGTAAGGGCACGGCGGGCACCCGCTTCGCCGAGTGGACGCTCGTGGGCGTCATGTTCCTGCTCGCCTCCGGCGTCCTCTCGCCCGTGGGCGTCGGCCGCACCGGCTTCCTCACCGCGTTCCAGCCCGCGCCGGCCGAGGCGAACCTCTTCCGCGGCACCGAGGTCGCCGACGGCGACTGGTGGCTGCCGCTCGGCGTCACGTACTCCGGCTCGACGCTGGAGGTCGAGGGCGTGCTGCGCTCGGCGATCATCGTCACCAAGCGCTCCGAGGACAACTGGTCGCGTCTGCAGCAGGTCGTGATGCTCGAGCCCGGCCAGACGTACACGCTCAGCGCCGTGCTGAGGCCGCTGGCCGAGGCCCGGCCCGGCTTCGACGGCTGGGGCATGCAGCAGGGCGACGCCGGCGCCGTCCACCTGGGGACGACGCTGGCCGAGGGCGCCCACGACGCGAGGGCCACCGGCCCGCTGGCCATCCTCTCCGCGAGCGCGGTCGAGCTCGCGGACGGCATGACGCGCGCCCAGGTGACCTTCCGCTACGACGGCGAGCACCCCCTCGCCTGGTACGTGGGCGTGGTGCCCGACCGCTCGAACCTCACGAACGTGAGCACGGCCTTCGCCGAGCTGCAGCTCACCGCCACCGACGCGCCGCTGCCGTACGTCCCGGGGCGCGCCGAGCGCGGCGTCGCCTCGCTGCGCGCCTCGCGCTACCCCATCTGGCGCGACGCCCTCACGGCGATAGGCGCCAGGCCCCTGCTCGGCTGGGGCCCGGGCGGCCTGCCGGCGGCGGTCCACGAGCTCGAGGGCGAGCAGGCGCGCCTGCGCCCGGTGGCCGTCCACGCCCACAACATGGCCCTGGCCGTGTGGGTCGAGCGCGGCGCCGTGGGCCTCGCGGGCCTCGGGGTCCTCTTCGTCGCGCTGGCCCTGCGCGCCGTCCAGCAGCGGGACCGCACCGCTGCGGTGGTGCTCCTCGGCGTGGTGGTCCTCAACGCCCTCGACGCGACGCTGCTCACGGGCGCCCTCATCTACCCCCTGGCCGCGGTGCTGGGCTGGCGGGCCGTGGGCAGCAGGGCGTTCGCCCAGGCGGAGACGGGGGTGCTGAGCGCCGCCGGCGTGAGGGTCGCGCTCGCGCTGGGTGACGCGGTGGCCGGCGCCCTGTCCATCGCCCTGGGGCTGCTGGCGGCCGAGGGCGGGACCGGCGTCTTCACGTCCGCCCTCGCCTACGCGACGCTGGCCTGGCCCCTCGTGGGCGTCCTCACCGGGCACTACCCGGCGTACGGGCGGCCCAGCCACCTCGAGCTCGCCGGCTCGGTGAACGTGGGCGCCATGGGCTCGCTGCTCGTGGCGGGCGCCTCGGTGCTGCTGCCGGCGGTCGAGCTCTCGGCCGGCACCCTGGCCGTCACCCTGGCCGCCAGCGTGGTGCTGGCGCCGGGTCTGCGCGCCCTCGTGAAGGCCGCTCTGCGCGGCCTCCACCTGTGGGGGCGAGCCGTCGTCGTCCTCGGCACCGGGCCGGCGGCGGCCCGCACGGCGCGTCACCTCGCCGCCCACCCCGGCCTCGGCCTGCACCCCGTGGCCGCCTTCGGCGACAGCGGCTGGGACCTGGAGCGTCCGCCCGTCACGGGGCGCCTCGAGCACGCCTGGCGCTACGTCAGGGACAACAACATCAGGCACGCGATCGTGGCGCCCGCGGCCGCGCGCCGGCTCGCGTTCGACGAGGTGCTGCGGCGCGCCGACAGGCAGCTCCGCTACGTCCAGTACCTGCCCGACCTCGGCGACCTGCCGGCCAGCTCGGTCACGGCGGCGCCGCTCGGGTCGTCGGTCGCGCTCGAGGTCACGAACCAGCTCGCCTCGCCCACGAACAGGGCCGTGAAGCGCGCTATCGACCTGTTCCTGGCCACCCTGCTGCTCGCCGTCCTCGCCCTGCCGCTGGCGCTCGTGGCCCTGCTGGTGGTCCTCGACTCGCGCGGCTCGCCGTTCCACCTGTCTCCGCGCGTGGGGCGCGGCGGCAAGCCGTTCGACTGCCTGAAGTTCAGGACCATGCACGTGGACGCCGAGAGCCGCCTGGAGCGCCTCCTCGACGAGGACCCCGCGGCCCGCGAGGAGTACGCCCGCTACCGCAAGCTCACGAACGACCCGCGCGTGACCCGCGTGGGCCGCGTCCTGCGCCGCCTCTCGCTCGACGAGTTCCCGCAGCTCGTGAACGTGATCCTCGGCCACATGAGCCTGGTGGGCCCCCGGCCCTACCTGGTCAGGGAGCTCGAGGACATGGGCCCCGAGCGGGAGCTGATCTTCCTCGCCCGCCCCGGCATGACGGGCTACTGGCAGGTGGAGGGGCGCAACGACTTCAGCTTCGAGGAGCGCCAGGCGATGGAGGCGCACTACGTGCGCAACTGGTCGGTGTGGTGGGACCTCGAGATCCTGCTGCGCACGCCCCTGGTCATGCTCTCGCCCAACGGCAAGTAG